The Bradyrhizobium sp. LLZ17 genomic sequence TTGCGTCGGAAATTGGCGGCCAATTGTGCCGGCACGGACGGGAATCTAACTTAGGCTAACAGCATTGGTTCCGCCCCCCACTTGCGATCGTGCGAGTGCGATGTCACTTCATTCTGTCACGGTCTCATTCTGGATCACGGCCATGCCCCTCTGGACCTGCGAAACCTGCGGCGCGCAATTCCCGGATAGAGGAAAACCGCCTGCCCTGTGTCCGATCTGTGAAGACGAACGGCAATTTGTCGGCTGGAAGGGACAAACCTTCCTCACGCGCGATGCCTTGGCCGAGCGTCACCACCTGGTCTGCCGCGAAGATCTGGGCCTCACGGGAATTGCACTCGAACCCAGTTTTGCCATCGGTCAGCGCGCGCTGCTGGTGCCGCTGGGCGACGGTTACATGATGTGGGATTGCATACCGCTGGCAACGCCGGAGGCGATCGCTCAGGTCCGCTCGCTCGGCGGTCTGAAGGCGATCGCGATCTCGCATCCGCACTATTATGGCGCACTCGCCGACTGGAGCGATGCGTTCGGCGGCGTTCCGGTCTATTTGCACGCGGATGACCGTGAATGGGTGACGCGGCAGCATGCCTCGATCGTCCACTGGACCGGAGATACCCACCGCATCTCCGACGAGGTGTTGTTGCTGCGGACCGGCGGTCATTTCGCCGGCGGCACCATGCTGCATGATGCACTGGGAGCGGACGGCAAGGGTGCCCTTCTCACCGGCGACATCGCGCAGGTGACGATGGACCGCCGCTTCGTCAGCTTCATGTACTCCTACCCGAACTACATCCCGCTCAATGCCGCCGCGGTGCGGCGGATCGCGGCCATGGTCGAGCCGCTTGCCTTCGACCGCATCTACGGCGCCTGGTGGGGCCGCAATATCGCCTCAGGTGCCAAGGCCGCGTTCGCAGCATCCGTCGAGCGATATAACGCGGCTATCGCCTGAACCGCGCGAGGGGCCAGAGTCTGCGTTGCTATCATGAAATAATTGTACTATAAGTACAGTTATTGGATGTGGCACAACGGTGCGTTTGCTGGTCCGGCATGATCGATGCATCGTTGTTTCGGCGGACGCTTTCCTGTGCCGCGTGAGCGGGAGTTGGATGCATGACGGCCCAGCGCGATTATGAGACATTCGAAGCGGGCGACGTCACGCTTCAATCCGGAACCATCTTCCCCGCGCTGAAGCTGGCCTACAAAACCTTCGGTACGCTGAACCCGGCCAAGAGTAACGTCATCCTCTATCCGACCTCGTTCAGCGCGCAGCACGCGGACACCGAGTGGCTGATCCGGCCGGGCGGCGTGCTCGATCCCGAACGCTACTTCATCATTATCCCGAACCTGTTCGGCAACGGCCTGTCGTCCTCGCCGTCGAATTCCGGCGCGCCGTTCCCGCAGTTCACCTATCACGATGCCATCGCGGTTCAGCACAGGCTGCTCACCGAGCGCTTCGGCATTACGAAACTCGCGCTGGTCTATGGCTGGTCGATGGGCGGCATGCAGGCCTATCACTGGGCGGCCCTTTATCCCGACATGGTCGGGCGCGCCGCGGTCGTGTGCGGCAGCGCGCGTTGCGCGCCGTATAATCACGTCTTCCTCGAAGGCGTGAAGGCCGCGCTGACGGCAGATCCAGCGTTCCGTGACGGCCGCTTCGTCGAAAAGCCCGTCGCGGGTTTTCGCGCGATGGGGCGGGTCTATGCCGGCTGGGCGATGTCGCATACTTTTTACCGCGACGAGGTCTGGCGCGAGGCGGGCTTTACGTCGCTGGAGGACTATCTCGTCCGCGCCTGGGACTCGACTTTTGCCCGCCGCGACGCCGACGATCTGCTGGCGCAGATCGGCATCTGGCGGAACGGCGACATCAGCCGCTGTCGCATCTTCGATGGCAATCTCGATCGCGCGCTGGCCGCCATCAAGGCGCATGTGCTGCTGATGCCGGGTGCGACCGACCGTTATTTCGACGTCCGCGACAACGAGGCCGAGCTCGGAAAGCTGGTCAACGCGAAATCTGCGGTGCTGCACCCGATCCCGTCGTTGCATGGCCATCGTGCCGGCAACCCCGTCAACAATCCGCGCGACCAGGCCTTTATCAAGGCCGAGATCGCAGAGCTTCTCAGCAGGTAGGACAGGCAATCAATCATGAGCGACGCTAGCCTTTCAGAGACGGCCCATCGCCTGAAGCCGCTGACGCCGGCGATGCTGCGCGAATTGTCGGCTCGCTCCAACCTCAGGGGAGCCGCGCAAAGCCTCATCCATTACGGCTTGATCGTGCTGGTCGGCGCATTGATCTGGAAGGTCGTTTCCAGTTACGGCGTGCTCTGGGCGCTGCCGCTGGTCTCAGTGCAGGGCTATCTCGTCGCTTTCCTGTTCATGGCGGTGCACGAGACCGCGCACAAGACCGCCTTCAAAAGCCGCGGGCTCAAT encodes the following:
- a CDS encoding MBL fold metallo-hydrolase, whose product is MPLWTCETCGAQFPDRGKPPALCPICEDERQFVGWKGQTFLTRDALAERHHLVCREDLGLTGIALEPSFAIGQRALLVPLGDGYMMWDCIPLATPEAIAQVRSLGGLKAIAISHPHYYGALADWSDAFGGVPVYLHADDREWVTRQHASIVHWTGDTHRISDEVLLLRTGGHFAGGTMLHDALGADGKGALLTGDIAQVTMDRRFVSFMYSYPNYIPLNAAAVRRIAAMVEPLAFDRIYGAWWGRNIASGAKAAFAASVERYNAAIA
- a CDS encoding alpha/beta fold hydrolase, with amino-acid sequence MTAQRDYETFEAGDVTLQSGTIFPALKLAYKTFGTLNPAKSNVILYPTSFSAQHADTEWLIRPGGVLDPERYFIIIPNLFGNGLSSSPSNSGAPFPQFTYHDAIAVQHRLLTERFGITKLALVYGWSMGGMQAYHWAALYPDMVGRAAVVCGSARCAPYNHVFLEGVKAALTADPAFRDGRFVEKPVAGFRAMGRVYAGWAMSHTFYRDEVWREAGFTSLEDYLVRAWDSTFARRDADDLLAQIGIWRNGDISRCRIFDGNLDRALAAIKAHVLLMPGATDRYFDVRDNEAELGKLVNAKSAVLHPIPSLHGHRAGNPVNNPRDQAFIKAEIAELLSR